The Polypterus senegalus isolate Bchr_013 chromosome 10, ASM1683550v1, whole genome shotgun sequence genomic interval ACACTACAGCAttctcatttaaaaatgcagagattagtctctgttttcaccttttgtccacacCACCCTGCTGTTTTTCAACCCCTAAAAAATTGAGACTTTTGAAAAAACACTCACCCCAGAGGGccatatacttctgaaaatgctggCTCATCTTTGCAATGTAAATGGGCGAAGACAGAAAGCTTTGAAAATGCTGACTCTCAGATTGGTTTGTTCTTATTGTGTGGCCCTTGCATGACTGGATGCTGCTCTTTATATTTTCTCCGATGTGTTGTTCACCTTACACTTACTGTACGTGTTGCTCTCAATAGCAATTCCATTGCTGTTCTCCATGTGTAAATACAAACTGCAAATGAATGTCTAGCGTGGAGGACAcagccttttccttttttctaccTATGCacacatgcccagtgtaggcatTTGTGTTTATGGTCGTTTTAACATAGATGGGATACTTTTGTAAATGACGTGAGAACAATATTGTGGATggagaacattttcattttaaattaaaatgtggtAGTGTGGATGTAGTCTAAGGGTGGCTGGGCTATTAAATCAGTACCAGTGCTAAAAAATAGAGGGGGGAGCTCTGCAGTGACCGCCTCAAGGATTTCTAAAGAGCTCCTCTCAAACTGGACAAACATCAGAGAATTGTTTCTGCAGTAGCCTCAGGATGGAATATAAAGCTGGACAGTATATAAACACCTCTGTCGACTGGTAAGGGAATTGTGAAAACATGACCATGGTCATGCAAAGATAGTCACAAACTGGCAACAGCTatctaaaaaaataacagtgcacAAAGGAGACAGTGTGGCCATGTAATGTCACCATAATaaaatatctactatataataaagcaCTGAGGTTGTGTGTCCTGACccacagagcaatctgattggcctgtttggctttggtgtgattggtcagttaggCTTTGGTAAcacaacaaaagaggaagtgcgaaCGTGAGACACACGAGGGACATATGAGGCTTGctgagttgccttcaaagacggCAAATGCCAAACCGGACTGAGTCTGAGAAGCGGGAATACGTTTGAAAATGGTAGTGCCAGTGAAGAAAGGTTCAGACAGACATGAATACAGAAGTAAAGGGATGAAATTACACAGAGAGCAAAAGGTggtaaatatttttaagtattcGAATGCTTGTCTTTGGATAGCTACCAGGGCTAGTGAAAAAGTAAATAGGGTAATAATTCCAAAATTCAAGTTAGTAAGTATtgtgacactaggggtcgctgtcgctcctccaaacccgcagacaacacgtccagacaccaggtaaaagccccagaaataattttaatttcttgaataatgtgcacaaagcacctccacctccacaatatacaataataaatcaataatcaacaatacatcaatcctcctctccacccagcagctccgtcacactccctcccaactccggctcagtctgctgggtttcccacagtcctttaaatagtgctcgacacggaagtgcttctgtccttcagtccatgtgattccatagcacttccgggtcagatgaaaactcttctttttcttcatttcttccgtccccatgactagggagtacttccaggctatgaggaaaatataaatccctgtgcctccctgcagcgtcccctggcgggcCCCACGGTATCCAACAGgactgtgaagccaaactccattgttaatgatgccctgcaggaattcggggcacctccatgttgcagggaggactccatctagtgtcctgggggtgTTGGCCGAGATtaactgccggccatctctcacagtaTAAAATATGCTAAAACCACGAATCCTAAAAGAGAGAGAAGCTTAGGACCTCATGGAACAGACAGGCGTTTAACATCTATGGAGTAAgggtgctactgtatataaatcaaatgtattagtattattattaaggtaGATAATGGAAAAATGATTTAAGTCCTCCTTATTCCTTTGCTAATTTATTTTCTACCTTATGTTCACCTCTCTGTGGGGTTAAAGTTTTTGGGTGCTGTCATTGCTTTGGATAACACATTACAATAGCTTACATGGTTCCTGTCTGTGGTGAACAACATAAGAAAAAGCTTTAGAAGTATGAAAGTGACAAGCTAaactattgatattcacatgtatttcttttaatttataactGAAGTACAGGAAGGTCAAGTAAACTCTTGATTGAAGTGGCaactttattatttaatgtcCAGTTCTTTAGACACTAGACCAGAAGAGTTTTCCTCATGTATTTATTTGAGGCACATCATGTAAATGTAACACCCCATCCATTAAAATAAGATACACTgcacacaaaaattaaaggaacactttaaagaaacacattagatacatcagatctcaatatgaagttggatatctatacaaataacgacagggcaatgtcttaggaacaaaaggatgccaagtcttttaatggaaataaaagttttctgcctacagagggctcaattgtgtagacaccctaaaatcagagtgaaagaagatgtggcaggctagtccattttttcaaaaacttaatttctgttactcaaaatgcttttcagtatcttgtgtggcccccacgagcttgtatgcatgcttgacaatgtcggggcatgctcctaatgagacgacggatggtgtcttgtggcatttcctcccagatctgtatgagggcatccctgagctgttgtacagtctgaggagcaacctggcggcgcctaatggaccgaaacataatgtcccacagatgttctattgggtttaagtcaggggattgtgaaggccattcaattgtttcaattccttcatcctccaggtactgcctgcatactcttgccacatgaggccgggcattgtcgtgcattaggaggaaaccaggacctactgcaccagcgtagggtctgacaatgggtccaaggatttcatcctgatacctaatggcagtcaaggtgtctttgtctagcttgtagaagtctgtgcgttcctccatggatatgcctccccagaccatcactgacccaccaccaaactggtcatgccgaatgatgttacagacagcataacattctccatggcttctgcagacacttcaacgtctgtcacatgtgctcagggtgaacctgctctcatctgtgaaaaacacagggtgctattggtggacctgacaattctggtattctatggtaaatgccgatcgagctccactgcgctgggttgtgagcacagggcccactagaggacgttgggccctcagaccaccctcaagaagtctgtttctgattgtttggtcagagacattcacaccagtggcctgctggaggtcattttgtagagctctggaaatgctcatcctgtttgtccttgtccaaaagagcagataccagtcctgctgatgggttatggaccttctatggtcctgtccagctctcctagagtaactgcttgtctcctggaatctcctccatgcccttgagactgtgctgggagacactgcaaaccttctggcaatgacacacattgatgtgccatcctggagaagttggatttcctgtgcaacctctgtagggtccaggtttcgcctcatgctaccagtagtgacactgactgtagccaaatgcaaaactagtgaagaaacagtcagaaaagatgaggagggaaaaatgtcagtggcttccacctgttaaaccattcctgttttgggggtcatctcattgttgcccctctagtgcatctgttgttaatttcattaacagcaaagcagctgaaactgattaacaacctcctctgctacttaactgaccagattaatatcccagaagtttcattgacttgatgctatattctgattaaaaagtgttcctttaatttttttgagcagtatattagtGCTGAGGTTACCAAAATTTTGTAtaatactcagatgattcatAAATtgattctgtgtattgtatcttTCATTGGACTGTAAAGATTTCTATATTGAATCTGTGTATTCATTTGCTGTGTTTCAGACATGACTTAGACGTGCAGCATTTCAAAGTGATGAAAGATGGCAAAGGAAACTATTTCCTCTGGACAGAAAAATTCCCCTCCCTTAACAAGCTGGTTGACTTCTACAAGACTTCCTCCATTTCCAAACACAAGCAGATCTTCTTGCGGGAGGGCACCAGGGACGAGCTCCAGCAGGTAAGGTTTGGTTTAAGGTAGCAACTGAGCGTTGAACTTTTTAAACAAAGCTTAGGAATCCATTTTTGTCAAataggtttttttaaaaagagaaacaaaagaagtGTATTGAAatcattttgatttattgaaacctgggttcgcttcccgggtcctccttgcgtggagtttgcatgttctccccgtatctgcgtgggtttcctccaggtgctccggtttcctcccacagtccaaagacatgcaggtcaggtgcattggtgatctgaAATTGTCCCAAATGAGTgtgctgtgttaggatatagcgggttggaaaataactgactgactgattgactgaattcacccatttgtataaaaataaccggaactgaaaaaagaaattgttttaataatttttacttactggaactttagtctccttcaaagtactctccacgTGAATGAATGCACTTATTCCTATGATTTGGTAAATTGCTGAAGAGGAAGTTGTCCAATGCCTGCAgtgattttacaaaaaaacaatttcctttgagttcttttttcatatgcgggaacaagaaaaagtcacacagagcaagatagggaaggtggcaagaactccctaaacacacaagtcaactcagaaatctcttcaatagtccgaGGATGATCTTCGTAAATTGCATTTCGAATTTTTTCAAGACTTacgtcattcctaattgtggaaggtcagccagatcttggttggtcttaagtgacatttcccctcattTGAAACGCAAAGCCACTTGTAggcctgtgttttacttaaagcttcctctgtaaaagcagtttcaagcatcagtacagtttcagcagctgttttctctaagacagtggttctcaacctgtggggcgggcccccctaggggggcgcgaagtaacaaaaaggggggcacgaagatgtgaaaaaagaaaacaagaatcaaaaatatgaaaaaagcatcagttgaaaccaaaacaaattaacttaaattacattctgatacaagaacaataaatatagagttagataaatgtcgataaaagttaagtaggtataataaaatatgcatctacatttcaaaaaatgttaggaggGGCTTAatcaaaactgttatgaaaactcgagtcacaaatacttaaagggtgagaaacgctgccctaaggaaaaacaaaatttaacgcagactcgctgttctttatgatcacccatcacaaaaatctcagaacacgtttaataagcaccaagaaaaaccgacaCGGAATGCTGTATGAACAATGCAGAGTGCCACAGAATAATGTAAGTATGCTGCATCTAACGGCAAAATTCTACGTCTAGATAGCGCACCAGGTAtagattccggttatttttgagTACCCCctcatacagtggattcagaaagtattccgactgattcactttctgcacactttattgtgttataaatttacttttaactgcctatcaatctacactcaataacccataatgacaaagtgaaaacttgtttccaaaggtttccaaatttattaataatcagAAAATGAAATCTCTCAATCGTatcagtattcagacccttcatttgATATTTTGTAGAAGCCAGTTTTGACATCAATTAAAGCTCCATGTGTTCCTGGGTAAGACTCTACAGGGtttgcacacctagatttggACAGTctatcccattcttcttggcaggacctctcaagctccattattTGGGATGGTAGGCTTTTGTAAacttccatcttcaggtctcttcataaataattaataaggttttaagtctgggctttgattGGACCATTCAAGGACAGTTCGATTCTTGTTCCAAAACCACTCCAGTGTTGACAGGCTTTGAGAGGTGAACCATCACCTTAGTGTGAGTCCACAAGCACTCTACAGTAGGTTTTCTTCAATGATCCTCCTTCCCTCAATTTTAACCAGTCTACCTCTGGTATAGCAagatgctgcctccaccatgcttcatcaTAGGGATGGCATTAAACAGTTGAATGgtagtgcctggtctttgccagacatagagCTTGGAGTTTTGCTCAAAGATGTTCAGTTTTGGGCTGATCAGACCAGGGAATTTTTTTCCTTGAGCTCTCAGAGTTCAAACGTGCGTTCCTATACCTTTTTCTCAAGAGCTCTTCCATCTAACGTTACTCTGTAGCAAAAACTTTCAAGTGCTGCTCCCaaaaggttctcccatctcagtagaggacttctgaagcactCTTGGAGTGACAATTTGGTTTTTATTCACCTCCTTGACTGAGGCCTAGTATATCTGGTTGATCAGTTTGGCCGGATggtcaactctaggaagagtcctggaggTTTCAAACTTCTTACGGTTCAAAATTATCAAGGCCACTCAGCTCCTAGGAACACTCAGAGCTTTACAAATGGTTCTATCCCTTTGTCCTGATGtatacctcaccacaatttgatttgcggaggtctacagagagtcccttggacttcatggctcgGGTTTTGTCCTGAATTGTAAACCTTATAttcacaggtgtgtgcctttctaaatgatgtccaatcaattcagctTGCAACAGGTGAACCCCAGTCAAGTTCTTGACATCAATCATAATCAGTCATAAATCATAAaagagagattttagtttttgatatttaataaagttacaaaaaacattctgtgttttcagtttgtcattatgggttattgattaGCATAAATGTCAAATCTATTCACTGCAATAAATGTGTGtggaaagtgaaggagtctgaataatttctgaaatgaCTCCATGTACAAAAGCAATGAATGGAAAACATATatttactgaaaaatgtattacGGGTGATTAACCATAGGGTCCTTCTATTGCAAGCAGGCAAGTCAGCAAACCATACAGTAAACACTTTTGGTTTGTGTACTCAAAAATTCAGCTAATTTCCTTGATGCATAAACCTGCTTAAGGCTGTAGAGAGAGAAAATTTGATCTGACAAACAATTTCAACTTATGCAAACATAGCCACATATGCATCACTATGAGTATCTTTCATGCACAGAACCCAAAATGCTTCTTGGACAAACATCTTAAGTATGTCTGTGGTTCGCTCATTCAAACGTATTAGGAAGTCCTGTTAATTACAGTTGCGTGTACAGCGTTGTGGTGAAAAGGTTGAAGACCACTGAGACCACTGCTGCTTTTTGATTGTCTAAGAGAAAACTGGCTAGTAAATATCCATGTGCAAATCAAACTTTTGCTCCATTGCTATTATACATACTGTCATAACCATTCCGACCTTTCAACAAAGATcaaatcataaatattttaaaaagccaaCTTGAGGCAGAGATACTTTAAGTGAATTATACGATGAGTAGTCTTGACAGAGCTGAGGGCAAAAAAGTGGAAGACATTAAGATTGGCAACCAAGTTGAAAGGAATAGACAGGATGTAAGTCTGGATAAACACTGGGggaaagcaaaagtcaaaacccCTCATCATAGAAATCGCCAGAGTAACTTTCTGCTACAGGGTCTTCTCTTCATATAAAACAAAGCACGTTCACTTATAAAGTATGCATCTTGGCTTTAAATAAGACAACGTGGCCACGTTCATTTCATGTCCCAAGAACGAATTCATGCACAACAGAACCCCGGCAATGTGACACAGCACGGCAACTAATTATAGCTCAATACTATAATATTACAAAACAGTCAGCGCatgttcaaaatcaaaaacaaggacATCATAGCATTTTTCATTCCACTTAAATTGTGTTATAGAAATACATACAGACATTTAAAtttatgcatactgtacatacttacatttaaaaaatattccgGTCCTgtcacttttttaatgttttcttatgTTGCAGCCATATGccaaaatcattcaaattaattttaaaaaatttcgaaaaaattattttagacagatttattaaaaatgtattaaaaactgtTATCTCACATTGTGACAAGTATCCAGATCTTTACTGATGTGACAGATGGCGGCCAGCAccattacccagctgggatgcctccgGGGTGGAACTATTATTTGGCAGCCGTCGTGGGATGTAACGGTGCCTTGGATTGCTTCAGGGCTGTGTGGGAATTACTATTTGCCAGCACAGTCCTGTTGGGGTATGTGGATGCCACAAAGGGTAGCTGTGGGAGCTATAGGGAACTGCAGGAGCTGCTGATCTCTACTTTGGGCTTCAGTCGCACCTGGGAGCAATTTCAGACCTCCTTAATGAACCAGCTGGAGTGCTCAGGGGTGTGGCTTAAAAAGATGCCAGCCTCCTCCCAAAGGGAGCCAGAGTCGAAGGATAAGGCTGGTGAGGCTCAAAAGAGAAAAGAGGCTGCAAGACTCTAGAGGAAAGGGGGCAGAGTTTTACCCAGCTTGGGATCGTTGATATCGGTCCTTGTGGATTACTCTGGATGAGACCGCCTTTCCATGAAATAAAGGTTTTTGTTGTATTGAGCTGCTGGCGTTGTCTATTTGTGTCAGGTTGGGGCAGCAGGCGTACCCCAGGTCTTCACAGTGAGTATTCAGTTGAAGCACCTTTGACagcgattacagcctggagtcttcatgGGTATGAAGggacaagcttcacacacttcAATTTGAAGatttcctgctttttcttttctatcGAGTTGTATGGAGACCGTCAGttgacagctgttttcaggtctctccaaaaATGtatgattgggttcaagtctgggctctggatgGATCCCTCAAgaacatttacagagttgtccctaagcctctcttgtattgtctttgctttgtgctctgAGTGTTTATCATATTGGGAGGAGAACATTCAGCTCCATCTTTGGTCtggagtgctctggagcaggattTCATTCAAGATATCTCTaaactttgctctgttcagctttcccacATCCCTGACTAATCTGCCACCACCATCCTTCACTATTGGAATGGTACTGCacaggtgcctggtttcctccagacataataaactacattaaaaatataaaaacagtacTTGTCTTCACAACAgctcagtcttcttcttcttttgattgCTCCCATtgggagttgccacagcggatcacctttttgctctgttacacccaccaccttcatgtcctccaTCACCACAtacataaatcttctcttaggggttcctctttttctcttccctggcagctctatccttataatccttttcccaatatacccagcatctctcctctgcacatgtccagatcaacacaatctcatctctctgactttgtctcaaaACCATCCAACCtcagctgaccctttaatgttgtcatttctaatcctgcccatcttcatctcacccaatgcaaatcttaacatctctaactctgccacctccagctctgtctcctgctttctggtcagtgccactgtctccaaatcatccgtcctgtagaccttccctttcactcttgctgatacccgtctgtcacaaattactcttgacactcttctccaccaattccaccctgcctgcattctatttttcacttctcttccacaatccccattactctgtactgttgatcccaagtatttaaactcattcacctttgccaactctactccttgcatcctcaccattccactgatctccctctcatttgcacacatgtattctgttttgttcctactgaccttcattcctctcctctctagagcatatctccacctctccagggtctcctcaacctgctccttactctcgctacagatcacaatgtcatcagcaaacatcatagtccacggggactcctgtctaatcttgtctgttaacctgtccatcaccattgcaaataagaaagggctcagagccagtcCCTGATGTAACCCCATCTCCACACCAAATGCATCCAAAACTCCTACTGCAAGCCTTATCACTGTCAcaattccctcatacatatcctgtacaactcttacatacttctttgccactcccaaATTCCTCTTACAattccacaactcctctcaaggcacccagtcatatgctttctccaggtccacaaagacgcagtcCTCACAAAAGCTCAGTCCCATTCAATTTTCTGGAGACCATATAGCCTGTTCAAGGAGGAAACCGCCATACAGAGTGTTGGTCCACAACAAGGGCAAACACACAAACAGCCACACTCACCCATGCCAAGATCAATTTAAATCCCCCACTAAACAACACAGCTTGAATCTcctcactggaaaaaaaaaagtgttttgtgtcCAGGTACATAAGAATAACCAACCTAAAGTCACCTGGACTTGGTATACACTACATCATGGAAACTAGGTCTTTCTGTAGCTCCAAGGTGATTTTACATATTCCTACGAAAGTTGAGAAAATATTCTGCGTGCTCTATCAATGCTGCTTAGATCATTAAAAGTTGTGTACATAAAAGCAAAGATTTTGAAGTGTCTTTCATTTTATCCAGAGCAAGCGTGGAAGCTTAGAGGAGCGTGCAGGGCCATTTGGAATACCTCCAAATCCAATGCAGTCCCGAAGGCCATCTGATATTCCATCTCAGCAGGTAACATACCTTGGAATTAAATTATCTTCTTCTTTAAATGGAGAATTTGGAACTGTGAATTTCCATCTGAAAAGTAACCTAAGCTTTAGATCTATTCTGCCACCTAAAAGCTTCAAGGGACCATAGTTAATTTCCATGAGAAGCTTTTTTTATTGTTCGCaaatgtctgcatggatttctgAGTATTCCAGTTTAATCTCCTATCTcgaagatgtgtgtgtgttatgcttGTGTTTTATGAGTGattcttgtgatggactggtgtcctatccTGGATTGATTCTTGCCTGTGATATGGTTACCTACaaacctgtaatggaaaaagctgGTATGGATAATTGGAGTATCACAGGATCCAGATGGAATAGATAGCTCTATCATGAAAGTCTGTTACTGTCAGTTGAAACTGTTTTTATCCTTATATGGTTTCTTCTTTAAGGTGAGGTCACCTCCATTTGGTAACCCAGGTAGCAGCTCAACTCCACCTCGGCGTCAGTCTGAAGCTCATCCTGTACCGCAAGTAATTGTCAAGCTTTGTTCAATTATTGATTTTCATGGGTCATTCCCCTCTCTTTGCACCTATACAAATTCTCTGCTCATGCAGCCCCCATcacctttttttttccatgttaatGCAATTTAATACAAGTTCATCTAAGAGGGTTGAGAAATTATTCAGCTcaccatttgctttttttttttatgtctccaGGCTGGAGGAGTTATGCGTGTCCGCGCCCTCTATGACTTCTCAGCAGAAGAGGTGGACGAGTTGGGCTTTCAGCACGGGGATGTCATTGAAGTGCTGGATCGTTCTGACCCATCCTGGTGGAAAGGGCGTCTTCGGGGACAAGTTGGATTGTTTCCTAGCAACTACATTGCCCAGCTTTGAACTGGACTTTTACAATAGAAGGACTATAAACGAGAACTTGGAATGACTTGATGTGAGGAGCAGAGAAATTCGGAAAGAGAAATATCCTTAATATCAATGCATTTCTTCGTCATGTTTGAGGATCCTTTCTGGTTGTGAATAATCAGCCCCTtttaaagacatgaaaaataaaaaaaaaatgtccattacACTATGCTTCTCTTCAGACATGTTTCCAGTAAAGACAAGATTTTATCTGAGATAAAGAATTCTGTCTTCAAGAAGAAAGCCCCATTAGATGGTGTAAACGTCAAAAAAGTAAGAGAAGTGGAGTGACTGTCTTTTTGGACCTCAATAAAATTCAACTTTAAAGCCATCCTTTATTGGACTTTGTGGAAGGCAAAtctaaaactgtatttatttatcatcTAATCCctaaatttttcatgttttttcttctcttgagaactttgttggtttttaattgttgtttctTTTACATCATGTTATATAGACCAATAAGTTTTTGAATGTGCACAGTGGTATCCATGTTTGGAGGGCAGAATGTTTAAAAACGTTAGAACTGAGAAAATAGCTTATAGCGTATTTTAAAGTTTAAGGAGCTAGACTGCTGGATCAAGAACACCCCCCTCCATCCCTCCCATATGTGCCGATCTGCTTCCACAAGCTTTTTTTGGCTCCTTGCACCCAGCATAATCGTAAGATGCTGCTTGTGGTGATACCAAGACACGAGTAATTCATTTTAACCTTCGTATTCTTTCACTTACAGAGCCTATTAAAAGtgggagttttcacattttaatgttatgttaaaCACCTCCCAGCTGATTCTGAGGTTCATTGCT includes:
- the grap2a gene encoding GRB2-related adapter protein 2a; translation: MEAVGKYDFTATAEDELTFRKGDILKILGNQDDWFKAELHGHEGYVPRNYIEQRTPSWFHETITRQNAEEMLIKKELGSFLIRGSQSSPGEFSISVRHDLDVQHFKVMKDGKGNYFLWTEKFPSLNKLVDFYKTSSISKHKQIFLREGTRDELQQSKRGSLEERAGPFGIPPNPMQSRRPSDIPSQQVRSPPFGNPGSSSTPPRRQSEAHPVPQAGGVMRVRALYDFSAEEVDELGFQHGDVIEVLDRSDPSWWKGRLRGQVGLFPSNYIAQL